A genomic stretch from Limnobacter thiooxidans includes:
- a CDS encoding PAS domain S-box protein, whose product MTIRKNRYQWTLASALLCMLGLALLAIALTDLRRIDQSVKDSSQTQLRLLHNILNDELVAVIRSFDAASIQMADQISSGNHLEISKRLELINSALPGMKTILTRDISGQVLAQTSADRELIDTQAVFTPKSTHDHNARLVSFSKRFTSTQELVLVLNYQVKSNSGEVLGVLQGRVDPVYVQEKFRHLKLNENIKTGLAFEDGSILIIEPKLAEVLDVKVTQFGNPTQKTDSEIFSDHFFASEVLSVPPEMDIQIPLHLVTWADASPLHAQWQDDTVGMLTAYLAFCGLALLLVKANVNHQARQLAAKQKALEEKQFNDERFQLATESADIGVWEYTIKDRLLRWDKAMRTIYGVGDESELITFQEWLGHVLPEDVDKLKNVLADAEKNKNGLEFNFSIRRVSDGRVRHIQARAKTHRDAQGAPDRVIGVNVDVTVQREFENALRDAEERFRTSFEWAAIGMAMLNCNGKFLQVNRALSDILGYSESELLGFSFDAITHPQDTRQHTHLVRDVLKGRRHNYQLEKRYIHKDGHVVWAYLSVSAVRNDKNRVIYFISQIQDITERKRNEATLIEREHFLRTLSECLPGLVSYWSTDLRCHFANKNHEKWSSVPADKMRGQHMRKVLGEELFLHDHHYVLGVLKGEKQRFERRKPLLTGGYADMLVHLIPDVLYGKVEGFFSISTNITDFKAQQRELERINLVLTDRTAQAEAASKAKGAFLANMSHEIRTPMNAIMGLLQLLEDTDLQARQRDYLSKIGSAADVLLNVLNDILDISRVEANKLELSTSRFLLDHVLSKATDLFAYRAEEKAIQLYCTKDANCPVSLKGDRLRLAQILNNLLSNALKFTDKGRIHLQVQSVQQGKQLQFSVKDTGIGMSKEQCAELFKPFSQVDDSSSRRYGGAGLGLSICKNLLELMGGAIWVESTVGVGTTFHFTVNCIEPDFQVRPEDQQALKLLSQPASIQNGPETPPMLNRHVLVADDHKLNRMVASEMLKKWGARVTLAENGKEAVTACLAEKFDIVLMDLQMPEMDGYEATAQILKLLGNEAPPIVAVTASASEQDRLEILNAGMCEHVIKPFKKETLIQILLDIKGHPA is encoded by the coding sequence GTGACTATCCGCAAAAACCGCTACCAATGGACTTTAGCAAGCGCGCTGCTGTGCATGCTCGGCCTCGCGTTGCTTGCAATCGCACTAACAGACCTGCGTCGAATCGATCAGTCGGTCAAAGACAGTTCACAAACACAGCTACGCCTGTTGCACAACATACTCAATGATGAGCTGGTTGCAGTCATTCGATCTTTTGACGCGGCATCCATTCAGATGGCCGATCAGATTTCTTCCGGAAATCATCTTGAAATCAGCAAACGGCTTGAGCTGATCAATAGTGCCCTGCCAGGGATGAAAACAATACTGACCCGAGACATTTCAGGGCAGGTGCTTGCACAAACCAGCGCAGACCGCGAATTGATTGACACACAAGCTGTTTTCACCCCCAAGTCCACACACGACCACAACGCCAGACTCGTCTCCTTCTCCAAGCGGTTCACTTCGACTCAAGAGTTGGTCCTCGTGCTCAACTACCAAGTGAAAAGCAACAGCGGGGAAGTACTTGGCGTACTTCAAGGGCGTGTCGATCCAGTGTATGTGCAGGAAAAGTTCCGGCACCTGAAGTTGAATGAAAACATCAAAACCGGTCTGGCTTTTGAAGACGGTTCGATATTGATTATTGAGCCAAAGCTTGCGGAAGTACTGGATGTAAAGGTGACCCAATTCGGCAACCCCACCCAGAAAACTGATTCAGAGATATTCTCTGATCACTTTTTTGCCAGTGAAGTGCTGAGTGTTCCACCTGAAATGGACATCCAGATTCCACTTCACCTGGTGACCTGGGCAGACGCCAGTCCACTGCACGCGCAGTGGCAAGACGACACCGTGGGCATGTTGACGGCCTATCTCGCTTTTTGCGGACTGGCCTTGCTCTTGGTGAAAGCCAATGTGAATCACCAGGCAAGACAACTTGCAGCTAAACAGAAAGCGCTGGAAGAAAAGCAGTTCAACGATGAGCGTTTTCAGTTGGCTACGGAAAGTGCCGATATTGGCGTGTGGGAATACACGATCAAAGACCGGTTGCTTCGTTGGGACAAGGCCATGCGCACTATTTATGGCGTAGGCGACGAAAGCGAGTTGATCACCTTTCAAGAATGGCTTGGTCACGTGTTGCCTGAAGACGTGGACAAACTGAAAAATGTGCTGGCCGACGCAGAAAAAAACAAAAACGGGCTGGAATTCAACTTCAGTATCCGCAGGGTCAGCGATGGTCGCGTTCGGCACATTCAAGCGCGAGCCAAAACACACCGAGACGCCCAAGGAGCCCCCGACCGCGTGATTGGCGTGAATGTGGACGTCACCGTTCAACGAGAGTTTGAGAACGCACTGCGAGATGCTGAAGAGCGCTTCCGTACCTCATTTGAATGGGCGGCGATTGGCATGGCCATGCTGAACTGCAACGGGAAATTTTTGCAGGTCAACAGGGCGTTGTCGGATATTCTGGGCTACAGCGAATCTGAACTGCTTGGCTTCAGTTTCGACGCGATTACCCACCCACAGGACACCCGGCAACACACCCACCTGGTTCGCGATGTACTGAAAGGCAGGCGACACAACTACCAGCTGGAAAAGCGCTACATTCACAAGGATGGTCACGTGGTGTGGGCGTACCTGTCAGTTTCAGCGGTGCGAAATGACAAGAATCGGGTCATTTACTTCATATCCCAGATACAGGACATCACCGAACGCAAACGCAATGAGGCAACCCTGATTGAGCGGGAACATTTTCTGCGCACGCTCTCCGAATGTTTGCCAGGTTTGGTTTCCTATTGGAGCACGGACCTTCGCTGCCACTTTGCAAACAAAAATCACGAAAAATGGTCCAGTGTTCCAGCCGACAAAATGCGTGGTCAACACATGCGCAAGGTGCTGGGTGAAGAGTTGTTCCTGCACGACCATCACTATGTACTTGGAGTGCTAAAAGGGGAAAAACAGCGGTTCGAGCGCAGAAAGCCATTGCTGACCGGTGGCTATGCCGACATGCTGGTGCATTTGATTCCAGACGTGCTCTACGGAAAAGTCGAAGGGTTCTTCTCGATCTCAACCAACATTACCGACTTCAAGGCCCAGCAGCGAGAGCTGGAACGAATCAATCTGGTGCTGACCGACAGAACGGCTCAGGCCGAGGCGGCGAGCAAAGCCAAGGGTGCGTTTTTGGCCAACATGAGCCATGAAATTCGCACCCCAATGAATGCAATCATGGGCTTGCTCCAGCTTCTTGAAGACACAGATTTGCAGGCCAGGCAACGTGATTACCTGAGCAAGATCGGCTCAGCTGCCGATGTGCTGTTGAATGTACTGAATGACATTCTGGACATTTCCCGGGTTGAGGCCAACAAGCTGGAACTGAGCACCAGTCGATTCCTGCTGGACCACGTCTTGAGCAAGGCCACAGACCTTTTCGCCTACCGCGCAGAAGAAAAAGCGATTCAGCTTTACTGTACGAAAGACGCCAATTGCCCGGTCAGCCTGAAAGGTGACAGGCTGCGTTTGGCACAAATCCTGAACAATCTGTTGTCAAACGCCCTGAAATTCACTGACAAAGGACGTATTCACCTGCAGGTTCAAAGCGTGCAGCAAGGCAAGCAACTGCAGTTCAGTGTCAAGGACACAGGCATCGGCATGAGCAAGGAACAATGCGCCGAACTGTTCAAGCCATTCAGCCAGGTAGATGACAGTTCATCGCGCCGTTATGGTGGAGCCGGTCTGGGCTTGTCCATCTGCAAAAATCTGTTGGAACTGATGGGTGGCGCCATCTGGGTTGAAAGCACGGTCGGCGTGGGTACCACCTTCCACTTCACCGTGAATTGCATTGAACCCGACTTCCAGGTGCGACCCGAAGACCAACAAGCCCTGAAGCTGTTAAGTCAGCCAGCCTCCATTCAAAATGGACCAGAAACACCGCCCATGTTGAACCGGCATGTGCTGGTGGCAGATGACCACAAGCTGAACCGCATGGTGGCCTCGGAAATGTTGAAAAAATGGGGGGCACGCGTGACCTTGGCAGAGAACGGCAAGGAAGCAGTAACGGCCTGCCTGGCGGAAAAATTCGACATCGTGTTGATGGACCTTCAAATGCCTGAAATGGATGGTTATGAAGCTACAGCCCAGATTTTGAAGTTGCTAGGCAACGAAGCACCTCCCATTGTGGCAGTTACCGCTTCTGCCAGCGAACAGGACAGGCTGGAAATCCTGAATGCTGGCATGTGCGAGCACGTCATCAAGCCATTCAAGAAAGAAACGTTGATCCAGATCTTGCTGGATATCAAAGGGCATCCAGCCTGA
- a CDS encoding LysR family transcriptional regulator, protein MDHFKQITTFASVASKGSLSSAARDEGVAPAVISRRLDALEARLGVKLLQRSTRSLSLTHEGAAFLEDCQRILNDLSNAEASVSLGGIKASGHLRISAPGGFGRQHVAPLVHEFVREHPEVTVSLDLSDRVVDLLNENMDCAVRIGVLPDSSLIGVKLAENQRLVVASPNYLRQHGVPKHPQDLNAHNCLNLVSSGAPSGWLFTIDGAATPIRVSGNLACNDGSSILDWILNDAGLAWRSRWEVQQHLKSGRLVSVLDDFVAPPNAIFAVFPDRKYLPLRLRLWIDFLKTRYSVESYWDA, encoded by the coding sequence ATGGATCATTTCAAACAAATCACGACATTTGCTTCGGTAGCCAGCAAAGGAAGCCTGTCTTCAGCAGCCAGAGATGAAGGCGTGGCGCCTGCAGTCATTAGCCGCAGGCTTGACGCATTGGAAGCTCGCCTGGGGGTGAAATTGCTGCAGCGCAGCACTCGCTCGCTGAGCCTGACCCACGAAGGCGCCGCTTTCCTTGAAGACTGTCAACGGATCCTGAATGACCTGTCCAACGCTGAGGCCAGCGTCAGCCTGGGTGGAATCAAAGCCAGCGGACACTTGCGTATTTCGGCACCAGGTGGGTTTGGTCGGCAACATGTGGCGCCCCTTGTGCATGAATTTGTACGTGAACATCCGGAGGTGACGGTGTCGCTTGATCTGTCCGATCGCGTGGTGGATCTGCTCAATGAAAACATGGACTGTGCCGTGCGCATCGGGGTTTTACCCGACTCCAGCCTGATCGGGGTGAAATTGGCCGAGAATCAACGGCTTGTGGTGGCCAGCCCGAATTACCTTCGACAACACGGGGTACCGAAGCACCCCCAGGACTTGAATGCCCACAACTGCCTTAATCTGGTCAGCTCGGGTGCACCCAGTGGCTGGCTGTTTACAATCGACGGCGCAGCCACGCCTATTCGTGTCAGCGGCAACTTGGCTTGCAACGATGGTTCATCCATTCTGGACTGGATTTTGAACGATGCCGGGCTGGCCTGGCGAAGTCGTTGGGAAGTGCAACAACATTTGAAAAGTGGTCGGCTTGTGTCCGTGCTGGATGATTTTGTGGCACCACCCAATGCAATCTTTGCCGTTTTCCCGGACAGGAAATACCTTCCCCTGCGGCTTCGCCTCTGGATTGACTTCCTCAAAACCCGCTACAGCGTTGAATCCTATTGGGATGCGTGA
- a CDS encoding cold-shock protein — MSDTVTGQVKFFNESKGFGFISRENGPDVFVHFSAIQGNGFKTLAEGQKVSFTVTQGQKGPQAENVTAL, encoded by the coding sequence ATGTCTGATACCGTAACCGGTCAAGTTAAATTTTTCAACGAATCCAAAGGCTTTGGCTTCATTTCCCGTGAAAACGGTCCTGACGTGTTCGTACACTTCAGCGCCATTCAGGGCAACGGCTTCAAAACCTTGGCTGAAGGCCAGAAAGTGTCTTTCACTGTGACTCAAGGTCAGAAAGGCCCACAAGCTGAAAACGTAACAGCGCTGTAA
- a CDS encoding GNAT family N-acetyltransferase, whose amino-acid sequence MDAIKHELSKQDALRNAVYLSSPARAQGPSLEVCLAKTAAEVLEAQKLRFNIFSEEYGADLGTNGIDHDVFDAYCDHLLVRNSQTGEVVGTYRILAPENAARLKCWYSETEFFMNRIERLRKSTVEVGRSCVHPEYRNGAAIMLLWSGIAQYMKHGGYKHLIGCASVSLRDGGHQAASLFKQLEPHLAEASCQVFPKNRLPVERLRCDVEIEPPPLVKGYLRLGAVVCGEPAWDPDFNTADFMMLLSIDRMSPRYARHFGFI is encoded by the coding sequence ATGGACGCAATCAAGCACGAACTCAGCAAACAAGACGCCTTGCGCAATGCGGTGTACCTTAGCAGCCCCGCTCGCGCACAGGGGCCGTCACTTGAGGTTTGCTTGGCTAAAACCGCTGCTGAAGTACTTGAGGCCCAGAAGCTGCGATTTAATATATTTTCTGAAGAATATGGTGCGGACTTGGGCACCAACGGCATTGATCACGATGTGTTTGATGCGTATTGCGATCACTTGTTGGTCAGAAACAGCCAAACGGGTGAGGTGGTCGGCACGTACCGAATTCTTGCCCCAGAAAACGCCGCACGTTTGAAATGCTGGTATTCCGAAACCGAGTTTTTCATGAATCGCATTGAGCGTTTGCGCAAAAGCACCGTGGAAGTAGGGCGTTCCTGTGTGCACCCTGAATACCGCAATGGTGCGGCCATCATGCTGCTGTGGAGCGGTATTGCCCAGTACATGAAGCATGGCGGCTACAAGCACTTGATCGGCTGTGCCAGCGTGAGCCTTCGCGACGGCGGCCATCAGGCTGCAAGCCTGTTCAAACAGCTTGAGCCCCATCTGGCTGAAGCCAGTTGTCAGGTTTTCCCCAAAAACCGCCTGCCGGTTGAGCGCTTGCGCTGTGATGTGGAAATTGAACCGCCTCCCTTGGTGAAAGGCTACTTGCGCCTGGGTGCGGTGGTGTGCGGCGAACCAGCTTGGGATCCGGATTTCAATACAGCTGATTTCATGATGCTGCTTTCTATTGACCGCATGAGCCCGCGGTATGCGAGGCACTTCGGGTTCATCTAA
- the ppx gene encoding exopolyphosphatase → MSKPRQLIAAVDMGSSSFRMIVARVEELNKQSQIYIIDSLREPVRLGAGLNEHKQLDEASQERALNALSRFGERLRSFKPSEVRAVATNAVRVARNASEFIAKAEEALGFPIDVISGVEEARLVYCGVAHQLPIGQGKRLVVDIGGGSTEFIIGDDYEPDVMESLYIGCVSTAQQYFADGSIQPKAMKNAVMAARKEVAVLRRQMIDKGWTHAIGSSGTARALAEICVANGFTEHGISAEGLRLIREHVTAAGHLDQVTLEGLKPDRLPMMPGGLAVMSAVFEELELEHMDVTDGALRQGLLYDMLGRQHNDDMREITVAQFLHRYKIDTQHAEKVKVLAEMLFSQLLKQQPLLKRQLPMLRWAAMLHEIGLSIGHNGHHKHAAYILSNADMPGFSKREQLLLSTWVLAHNGKLGKVSEIANTAIQWAAPMCLRLAALFLRRREVEALPELRVKLQEQGVQLSVPKNWLLDHPLTQYSLETEFEQWQRIGLNLELVTRRQ, encoded by the coding sequence ATGTCCAAGCCTCGCCAGTTAATTGCAGCCGTCGACATGGGTTCCAGCAGTTTTCGCATGATTGTTGCCCGCGTTGAAGAGCTGAACAAGCAATCCCAAATTTACATCATCGATTCCTTGAGGGAACCCGTCCGATTGGGGGCTGGCCTGAATGAGCACAAGCAGCTGGATGAAGCCAGCCAAGAACGCGCACTGAATGCCCTCAGCCGCTTTGGGGAACGCCTGCGCTCCTTCAAGCCGAGCGAAGTAAGGGCAGTAGCCACCAACGCAGTGCGGGTGGCCCGCAACGCCTCTGAATTCATTGCCAAAGCAGAAGAAGCCCTCGGATTTCCGATCGACGTCATTTCCGGCGTTGAAGAAGCTCGCCTGGTGTACTGCGGTGTGGCACACCAATTGCCCATTGGCCAGGGCAAACGCCTGGTCGTGGACATCGGTGGTGGCTCCACCGAATTCATCATTGGCGATGACTACGAACCCGATGTGATGGAAAGCCTATACATCGGTTGTGTGAGCACGGCGCAACAGTATTTCGCAGATGGCAGTATCCAACCCAAGGCGATGAAAAATGCCGTGATGGCAGCCCGCAAGGAAGTGGCGGTGCTGCGTCGCCAAATGATTGACAAGGGTTGGACCCATGCCATTGGTTCATCGGGTACAGCCCGTGCCTTGGCAGAAATCTGCGTGGCCAACGGATTCACCGAACATGGCATTTCGGCGGAAGGATTGCGGCTGATCCGAGAACACGTCACCGCGGCGGGTCATTTGGACCAAGTAACGCTGGAAGGCCTGAAGCCAGACCGCCTGCCCATGATGCCCGGAGGGCTGGCTGTGATGAGCGCCGTGTTCGAGGAACTGGAACTGGAACACATGGATGTGACCGACGGCGCATTGCGCCAAGGTTTGCTTTACGACATGCTGGGCCGGCAACACAATGACGACATGCGGGAAATTACCGTTGCGCAATTTTTGCATCGTTACAAAATTGATACGCAACACGCCGAGAAAGTCAAAGTTCTTGCAGAAATGCTGTTCAGTCAACTGCTGAAACAGCAACCTTTGTTGAAAAGACAGTTGCCCATGTTGAGGTGGGCTGCCATGTTGCATGAAATTGGCCTTTCCATCGGCCACAACGGGCACCACAAGCACGCCGCGTACATTCTAAGTAATGCAGACATGCCCGGCTTCTCGAAACGCGAGCAGTTGCTACTGTCTACTTGGGTGCTAGCCCACAACGGCAAGCTGGGCAAAGTCAGTGAAATTGCAAATACAGCGATTCAGTGGGCGGCACCCATGTGCTTGCGACTGGCGGCACTGTTCCTTCGTCGCCGCGAAGTTGAAGCCTTGCCAGAACTGAGGGTGAAACTGCAGGAGCAAGGGGTACAGCTTAGCGTGCCCAAAAATTGGTTGCTGGATCACCCGTTGACCCAATACAGCCTGGAAACCGAGTTTGAGCAATGGCAGCGTATTGGGTTGAATCTGGAGCTGGTCACGCGCAGGCAGTAA
- the ppk1 gene encoding polyphosphate kinase 1 gives MKVAAVLDVAPNKDLYLNRELGVLAFNRRVLAMAEDESVPLLERLKYLCIVSSNMDEFFEIRVSGLQEQIRQNPDFRDKDGLSALETLHRVSAVSQEIVELQYRLFNDSVLPAMREQGIALMTLATWNEEQAHWARQYFRNEVLPVLTPIGLDPAHPFPRVLNKSLNFAVELTGHDAFGRASNVAIVQAPRALPRLIRMPSNLSGYEHGFVMLTSILQAFIPELFPGMEVHGVYQFRVTRNSDLYVDEEEITNLRVALQGELSQRHFGDAVRLEVSDQTSPDMTARLLKEFGLPEQALYRVNGPVNLVRLMQLPDWVDRPDLKFTPFTPGLPDALAKQSDIFKAIQKGDVLLHHPYQSFSPVLEFIKRAATDPEVVAIKQTIYRTGTESVLMESLLAAARSGKEVTVVLELMARFDEEANINWASKLERVGAHVVYGVVGQKTHAKMLMVVRREKTETGKVVLRRYVHLGTGNYHPKTARLYTDFGLFSCDEALGQDVHEVFNHLTGLGRARKLNKIWNSPFNLHSNVVQSVRKEAELARAGKKCRIMARMNALLEPHLINELYAASQAGVKIDLIVRGVCALRPGVAGLSDNITVRSVVGRLLEHSRVFYFSNDGEEEVFISSADWMDRNFFRRVELAVPITDKKLKKRVIDEGLKALLADNILAWVMDAQGNYTRKKPTGARRVNSQVYLLSSLSTNFSGQNEPTSTSLP, from the coding sequence TTGAAAGTTGCCGCTGTCCTCGACGTTGCACCCAACAAAGACCTGTACCTGAACAGGGAACTGGGCGTATTGGCTTTTAACCGCCGCGTGCTGGCCATGGCCGAGGATGAAAGCGTACCTTTGCTGGAACGGCTTAAATACCTGTGTATTGTGTCCAGCAACATGGATGAGTTTTTCGAAATTCGTGTGTCGGGTCTGCAGGAGCAAATTCGTCAAAATCCCGATTTCAGGGACAAGGACGGATTGAGTGCACTTGAAACTCTCCACCGGGTTTCAGCTGTATCCCAGGAAATTGTGGAACTTCAGTATCGCCTTTTCAATGATTCCGTATTGCCTGCCATGCGGGAGCAGGGCATTGCACTAATGACCCTGGCCACCTGGAATGAAGAGCAGGCGCATTGGGCGCGGCAGTACTTCCGCAATGAAGTGCTGCCTGTGCTGACACCGATTGGCCTGGACCCCGCACATCCGTTCCCCCGCGTGTTGAACAAGTCACTGAACTTCGCAGTGGAGTTGACTGGTCACGATGCGTTTGGTCGAGCATCCAATGTGGCCATTGTGCAGGCCCCACGCGCATTGCCACGCCTGATCCGGATGCCATCCAACCTGTCGGGCTATGAACATGGCTTCGTCATGTTGACCTCTATTCTGCAAGCCTTCATTCCCGAGTTGTTTCCCGGCATGGAAGTGCATGGTGTGTACCAGTTCCGGGTCACACGCAACAGCGACCTGTATGTGGATGAGGAGGAAATCACCAACTTGCGTGTGGCTTTGCAAGGTGAATTGTCGCAACGGCATTTCGGTGATGCAGTTCGCCTGGAGGTGTCTGACCAAACGTCGCCTGACATGACAGCGCGTTTGCTTAAGGAATTCGGCTTGCCCGAGCAGGCGCTGTACCGCGTAAACGGCCCAGTCAACCTGGTGCGTTTGATGCAATTGCCGGATTGGGTCGACCGCCCGGACCTGAAGTTCACGCCGTTTACGCCGGGCCTGCCAGACGCATTGGCCAAACAGTCCGACATCTTCAAGGCCATTCAAAAAGGCGATGTGCTGTTGCATCACCCTTACCAAAGTTTCAGCCCGGTGCTTGAGTTCATCAAACGGGCGGCAACTGATCCGGAGGTGGTAGCCATCAAGCAAACCATTTACCGCACAGGTACTGAATCGGTGCTGATGGAAAGCCTGCTTGCAGCAGCACGCAGCGGCAAGGAAGTGACCGTGGTGCTTGAGTTGATGGCGCGGTTTGACGAAGAGGCCAACATCAACTGGGCTTCGAAGCTGGAACGTGTTGGGGCCCACGTGGTGTACGGTGTAGTGGGGCAGAAAACCCACGCAAAAATGCTGATGGTTGTTCGCCGGGAGAAAACGGAAACAGGCAAGGTGGTGCTTCGCCGTTATGTGCACCTAGGTACAGGCAACTACCACCCGAAAACCGCGCGTTTGTACACCGACTTTGGTTTGTTCTCCTGTGATGAAGCGCTGGGGCAGGATGTGCACGAGGTTTTCAATCACCTTACCGGCCTTGGTCGTGCACGCAAGTTGAACAAGATCTGGAATTCACCGTTCAATCTTCACAGCAACGTGGTGCAGTCGGTTCGCAAGGAAGCGGAGCTGGCCAGGGCTGGCAAGAAGTGCCGCATCATGGCGCGCATGAACGCCTTGCTTGAACCGCATTTGATCAATGAGCTTTATGCCGCTTCGCAAGCGGGTGTGAAAATTGACCTGATTGTTCGAGGCGTGTGTGCCTTGCGCCCTGGTGTGGCAGGCCTGAGCGACAACATCACTGTGCGGTCAGTGGTGGGGCGTTTGCTGGAACACAGCCGGGTATTTTATTTCAGCAACGATGGTGAAGAAGAGGTGTTCATTTCCAGCGCCGACTGGATGGACCGAAACTTCTTCCGCCGTGTTGAACTGGCCGTTCCCATCACCGATAAAAAGCTGAAAAAGCGTGTGATTGACGAGGGTTTGAAAGCCTTGCTGGCGGACAACATTCTGGCTTGGGTGATGGATGCGCAAGGAAACTACACCCGTAAAAAGCCGACCGGCGCACGCCGGGTGAATTCGCAGGTTTACCTGTTGAGTTCTTTGTCTACCAACTTCAGCGGACAGAACGAACCCACTTCAACCAGTCTTCCCTGA